The DNA window CCTGCGGAGTGGACGGGCTTCTGCGCTATGGCGGCGAAATCGACACGCGGTGCGTGCCGTCCGGTTCGCTGCTCTTCTCGATCCTGCGTGAAAGAACATTCGCCCATGTCGCCATGGGCACGCTTGCGGATGAGCCGACAATCCGGCCGAGCGGACACATATTCGTGGGCCCCAAGGTGCGGTACCGATCAACGACGCCTGCCGCAATGTCTTCGTCTCGTCTTCGAGGGGCCGCCGATCGATCGGTCGATCAATAGAGCGAACGGAAAGGCCCAGATGGCCTTTTCCTCACCGGAACCGTTTGGCTCAGCCGCGCCCGAAGAAATCCAACTTGCCCAGGGGCACGCCTTGGTGCCGCAGGATTCCGTAGGCCGTGGTGACATGGAAGTAGAAGTTGGGCATCGCGAAGCCAAGCAGATAATCCTTGCCGGTAAAGGTCATCGAGAAAAGCTGCGTCTTCAGGGTCACCTCGGTCTCCTCGCCCGCATCGATGGCGTGCGGCGGCACCGTCTTCAGGAAGTCCACGGTTTTGGCGATGCGCGCCTGGAGCTCTTCGAAACTCGTCTCCGTATCCGGCATCGAAACGGCCTCGACCTGGGCAACGCGGATGGGGGCGAAGCGTGCCGTGTCGCTCGCCCGCTGGACCTGGGCTGTGAGAGGCGCCATGTCCGGATAGAGCCGTGCTTCGAGCAGCGCCGAATGTGGGATTCCTTTCTCATCCGCGAAAGCGCGGCCTTTGTCGAGGAATTTGGAGAAATGGCCGAACGTGCGGATGAAGACGGGAATGCTGACTTCGTAAAGCGACAAGGGCATGGGACATTCCTCAGGTGCTCGGGATCGAATGCCGGATGGCGGTGCAGGCATTCCTGGGTGGGGCGGCAACCATATTCTGTCACCTGCGGCGGTCAACCGAGCACACGGAGCCTGCTGACAAGCGCCGGCGGCAATCAGGCAAACAAGGCCCCCCCCGTGCGGGCCCCTTCTCATTCGATTCCGAGCGCCTTCCTCAGCCGTTGGCGGCCTGCACCGCGCGCTTCGCCATCACGACGACGAGGTTGGCGCGATATTCGGCCGATGCGTGGATGTCCGACATCAGCCCGTCCGCCGGCACGGAAATGCCGTCGAGCGCTGCCGGATCAAAGGACTGAGCCAGTGTATCCTCAATTGCCGATGCACGGAAGACGCCATCCTCGCCTGCGCCCGTCACCGCCACGCGCACGCCTTCCGGCTGCTTCGCCACGAACACGCCGGTCAGCGCATAGCGCGAGGCCGGGTTCGGGAACTTCGCGTAGCCTGCTTTTTCAGGCGCAGTGAAGGAGACCGCCGTCACGATCTCGTCTTCGTCCAGCGCCGTGCCAAACAGGCCCGTAAAGAATTCGTCCGCGGCAAGTTCGCGCTTGCTCGTGTGAACCGTTGCCTTGAGCGCTAGCAAGGCGGCGGGATAGTCCGCCGCCGGGTCGTTGTTGGCGATCGAACCACCGATCGTGCCCATGTGCCGCACATGCGGATCGCCGATATGACCAGCGAGATGGCAGATCGCCGGGCAGACCGCAGCGAGCCCGCCATGCACAGCCACTTCGGCATGGGTGGTGGCCGCCCCGATGCGCACGTCCCGCCCGTCGACGGTGATGCCCTTGATCTCGTCTATGTGGCGCAGATCGATGAGATCGGAGGGCGCGGCAAGCCTCTGCTTCATCGTCGGGATCAGTGTCTGCCCGCCGGAGACGAATTTGCCGTCATCGGCGTCACCCAGCATTTTCACGGCCTCGGCGACCGAGGAAGCGCGGTGATAGTTGGTCTGGTACATTGGATTCTCCTCTGTGTGCGCCGATCAGTGCTTCCTGAGCGCGTCCCACACCTTCTGCGGAGTGGCCGGCATGGTCAGATCGTTGTTGCCGATCGCATCGGTTATGGCGTTGATAACGGCGGGCGGCGAGCCGATCGCGCCTGCCTCGCCGCAGCCCTTGATGCCGAGCGGATTGCTCGGGCTCGGCGTGACGGTGGTCGATACCTTGAAGGAGGGCACGTCGCTGGCGCGCGGCATGGTGTAGTCCATATAGGACGCTGTCACGAGTTGGCCGGAGGCATCATAGATGCAGCCTTCCAGCAGCGCCTGGCCAACGCCCTGCGTGATGCCGCCATGCACCTGCCCTTCCACGATCAGCGGATTGATGATGGTGCCGAAATCATCCGCCGCGACGAATTGCACGATCTCCGTCACGCCGGTTTCCGGATCGACCTCCACCTCGCAGATGTAGCAGCCCGCAGGGAAGGTGAAGTTGGTCGGATCGTAGAAGGCGGTCTCCTTCAGTCCCGGCTCCATGCCGGCCGGCAGGTTGTGCGCCGTATAGGCTGCGAGCGCCACCTGGAACCACGGCAGACTCCGGTCCGTGCCCGCCACCTTCACCTGGCCGTCCTCGACGACGATGTCGCCTTCATCCGCTTCGAGCAGATGGGCGGCGATCTTCTTGGCCTTGGCCTCTACCTTGTCCAGCGCCTTCACCACCGCCGAGAGGCCGACCGCGCCGGAGCGCGAGCCATAGGTGCCCATGCCCATCTGCACTTTGTCCGTGTCGCCGTGGACGATGGAGACGGAGTCGATCGGCACGCCGAGACGGTCCGCCACCACCTGCGCGAAAGTCGTCTCGTGTCCCTGGCCGTGGCTGTGCGAGCCGGTGAGCACCTCGATCGTGCCGGCAGCGTTCACGCGCACCTCGGCCGACTCCCACAGGCCGACACCCGCGCCCAGGCTGCCCACCGCTTGCGAAGGCGCCAGCCCGCAAGCCTCGATGTAACAGCTCATGCCGATGCCGCGCAGCTTGCCGCGGCGCTTCGCCTCGTCGCGACGCGCGGGGAAGCCTTCATAGTCCGCGGCCTCCATCGCGGCATCGAGCGAGGCCTCGTAGTCGCCCGCGTCATAGTTCATGATCACCGGCGTCTGGTGCGGAAAGGTGCGGATGAAGTTCCTGCGGCGAAGCTCGGCGGGCGGAACGCCGAGCTCGCGCGCAGCCGTCTCCAGCACGCGTTCCAGCAGGTAGGTCGCCTCGGGGCGGCCGGCGCCGCGATACGCATCCACCGGCGCCGTGTTGGTGTAGACCGTGCGCACATTGCAGTGGATGTGCGGGATCGCATACTGGCCCGAGAGCAGCGTGGCGTAGAGGTAGGTCGGCACGCAGGAGGAGAAGAGCGACATATAGGCGCCGAGATTGGCAATGGTGTCGACCTTGAATCCCACGATGCGATTGTCCGCATCGAAGCCCATTGAGACTTCCGTCACATGGTCGCGGCCATGTGCGTCGCACAGGAAGCTCTCCGTGCGGTCGGCCGTCCATTTCACCGGCACGCCGGTTCGCTTCGAGGCCCACAGGCAGGCGATCTCTTCCGGATAGATGTAGATCTTCGAGCCGAAGCCACCGCCCACGTCCGGCGCGATGACGCGCAGCTTGTTCTCGGGGGCGACGTTGTAGAAGGCGCTCATGACGAGGCGGGCCACATGCGGATTCTGGCTCGTCGTCCAGAGCGTAAAATGGTCCTCCGCCCGGTCGTAGTGCCCGAGGGCCGCGCGTGGTTCGATCGCGTTGGGGACCAAGCGGTTATTGACGACCCGCATACGGGTGACGTGCGCCGCCCCCGCGATCGCCCGGTCCGTCGCGGCGCCATCGCCGAGCTCCCAATCGAAGATCAGATTGTTCGGCGCCTCTGGATGGATTTGCGGCGCGCCTGCATCCAGCGCCTTCTGCGCATCGGTCACGGCGGGCAGTTCCTCATACTCCACCGCCACCATGTCCGCCGCGTCGCGCGCCTGCCCGCGGGTCTCCGCCACGACAATCGCCACCGCATCGCCAACGTAGCGCACCTTGTCGGTGGCCAGCGGCGACCAGGCGCCCATCTTCATGGGGCTTCCGTCCTTGGAGTGGATCATCCATCCGCAGATGAGGTTGCCGATACCGTCCGATTTGAGCTCCGGCCCGGTGAGCACGCCGATGACGCCGGGCATGTCGTTCGCGGCCGATATGTCGATCCCCTTGATCGCCGCATGCGCGTACGGGCTGCGCACGAATATCGCATGCTTCATTCCCGGAACGACCATGTCGTCCACATAGCGGCCGAGGCCGGTCACGAACCGCTTGTCTTCCTTGCGCGTCACCCGCGCGCCGATGCCTTCGATTCCCATGAATCCCTCCCGAAACCGGAGCAGCAGGCAGTCAGGCGATAAGGAAGAAAACCGCTAACCTTTCGGCGCCCTGCCAGCCATCTCGCCCGTTCCTGCTGCCTATTGCCCAATTGCCCTACCGCCGTCAGGCGGCCTTCGTCTTCCCGCTCATCGCCTCCGAGGCGGAGAGGATGGCCTTCACGATGTTGTGATAGCCGGTACAGCGGCAGATGTTGCCCTCAAGTTCCCTGCGCACTGTTTTCTCGTCGAGACCCTGTGGATGACGGTGAATCATGTCCACCGCGGCCATGATCATTCCCGGCGTGCAGAAGCCGCATTGCAACCCGTGATGTTCCTTGAATGCGGCCTGCACTGGATGAAGCTGGTTGTCCCCAGCCAGACCCTCGATAGTGACGATCTCCGTGCCGGAAGCCTGTGCGGCAAGCATGGTGCAGGACTTCACGGCTTTCCCGTCCATATGCACGACGCAGGCCCCGCACTGGGAGGTGTCGCAGCCGACATGCGTGCCCGTGAGCCCCTGGTTCTCGCGCAGGAACTGTACGAGCAGCGTCCGGTCTTCCACGCTGCCGGAAACCTCGCGCCCGTTGATGATCATCGCAATCTCTGCCATGGGGCTCCTCCTGCCTTGTTTTGCTCCACCCGCCGCCTCGGGCTGCGAGTCTCAAGACAGATTATCCGAGACGCTGGCAGAGTCCATCGCCATTTCGGGAAGTGGGTGAAGTGGCCGCGCAACTTCACTTGATCTTCCTTCGTGATGCCTGTATCAGGCGGGCACGCAAATGGCCGAGCCTTCCGGCCTGTGCCGCACTAGCTCAGTTGGTAGAGCACGTCATTCGTAATGATGGGGTCGCTGGTTCGAGTCCGGCGTGCGGCACCACCGTCTTCTTTGTCCGCCCCGGACATGAAAATATCCTGTCGATTGGCGCCGGTTCTCCGCATTGCACCCTGGTCCGTGACCACAGAAGGCCGAATTCGCACCGGGAATGCCGGTGAGGGCGCGGGGCTTGGCTCAGGCTGCGCCATTCGCGATCGTTCCAGCGGATCACGCCGTCTTTGCCCATGGCGACCACGTGCGTCGTACCCTTCCACACCCGCATCGACCGCTGCCCGGCCGAATGGAGGGTCAGGGCTCGCGGATCGCCGCCTCACGAAGCCGGCCCCGGGTTGCTGCTAAACAGCAACTCCTCAAAGTCCGGCATGCATCTCGCGGAACAAGCCCGGCGGCACGCCGAACCTCCGAGCGAACGCCTCTGAAAGACGCGCAGCCGGGAACAGGCCGACCTGCGCCGCCACCGTTTTGAGCGAAAGGCCGCGCGAGAGCAGCATGCGCGCGGCATCGAGCCGCGCGGTCTCGACGAACCGGGCAGGTGTTTCTCCTGTCGCTGCTACGAATTTGCGATGGAAGGTCCGCTCGGTCAGGCCGGCGCGATCCGCCAGCGAGGGTACGTCCAACGGCGCGTCGAGGTTGGACTGTATCCATCCGATCAGGTCGGCGAATGGGCTGTCACCCTTCACCTGCGCTTTGAGGACCGGGCTGAACTGAGACTGGTAACCGGGGCGCCGGGCGTAGAGGATCAGCCGTTTCGCGACTTCTCCAGCGATGGTTGCGTCAAGATCATTGGCGATCATGGCCAGCGCCATGTCGATGCCGGTGGTCACGCCGGCCGATGTCCACAACCGACCGTCGACCACGTAGAGCGCATCCGGATCGACTGTGACGGCCGGAAAGGTCTCGGCGAGCGGTTTGCAGGAATCCCAGTGGGTCGCTACGCGATGGCCGTCGAGCAGGCCGAGCGCCGCCAGAAGGAAGCCGCCGCTACAGACCGACCCGAAGCGTTGGGCCTTCCCGGCCAGTCTCGGAAGCGCGGCACGAAGGACCGGATCCGCGACAGCCGGTAGGAGTTGTTCCCGTTCTGCGCCTGCGACCAGAACGGTCTGAGCTTCCCCCGGCTCGACATCCGAAATCGCCTTTGTTTGGGCGACAACTCCACTGCTGCTTTCGATTGCGCCGCCTTCGGCCGATACGAGATCGGCCTTGTAATAGGCAGGTTGTCTTTGCTGTCCCAGAGCCCGGTTGGCGCCGTTGAAGACCGCTGCGGGCCCGGCGGTATCGAGCAGTTCGAAGCCTGGATAGACGATGAAGATGACCTGATGCATTGGCAGGAATTACCATATCTTTGTCATTTCTGCCATATTCCGCTTCAGATAGATTTCCAGTTCAACAGAGATGCTTGTCGCCTGACGGCACGTCCATCCTTGCTGGAGAGAGGCAGCCATGTCGAAATCCATCTTCATCTGGGGCGGTATCGCCGCCGTCTTCCTTGGCCTGACCGGCTTTGCCGGCTGGGCTTTCAGCCTTCCCACAGCAACCGTTGCGGCCAAGCCTCCGCCGGTGCCCCGGGAGGAGGCAGAGGCTATGCTCGCATTGCTCAGACCCGAAGGAGGCGAGCGTCCGTTGATTGCGGTTGTCGGTATTAACGACGCAACCGAGACCACCGACTATCTCGTGCCAACGGGCATCCTGCGGCGGGCCGGTGTGGCTGACGTCGTAATGCTGGCAACTGGCCCGGGTCCGGTGCAGCTCTATCCCGCACTCAAGGTCGAGCCCGATGCGACGATTGCCGAGTTCGACGCCGCGCATCCGCAAGGAGCCGACTACGTCATCGTCCCCGCCATGAGCCGCGATGACGATCCGGCGGTGCTCGCCTGGCTCCAGAGCCAATCCCGCAAAGGCGCAAGGATCATCGGTGTTTGTGCAGGTGCGAAGGTGGTCGGCGCGGCCGGCTTGCTCGATGGCCGTCGGGCCACGACCCACTGGTACTATGTCGGCGAGATGCTCGATCGCAACCCGACGATCGACTATGTCGCGAACCGGCGGATGGTCGCCGATGAGGGCGTTGCGACGACGACCGGCATTACCGCATCCATACCGATGATGCTGACGCTGATCGAGGCGATCGCCGGACGAACGCGGGCCGAGGAGGTCGCGCGCGACCTCGGCCTCGAAACCTGGGATTCACGACATGCGAGCGGTGCATTCCAGCTCACCCGCTCCTTCGCGACGACGGTGTTACTCAACCGCCTTGCCTTCTGGACTCACGAGGAGTTGGGAATCCGGCTTGAGGCGGCCATGGACGAGGTCTCGCTCGCGTTGGTGGCCGATGCCTGGTCGCGGACCTACCGCTCCAGCGCCATGACATTTGCTAGCTCAAGGCCAGCGGTCATGACCGCCAACGGCGTCCGCGTCTTGCCAGATCAGAACACAACTGACTGGGCAGAAGAACGTCGCGTTGCGACCTTCCCTGACTATCGGCCGGCCGACGCGCTGGATCACGCGCTTGAGGCCATCGCCAGGCGCTATGGCGAACGCACGACCAATGTCGTTGCGATGCAGCTCGAATATCCGCGCTCCGGCGAGGTCCGATGAAGGATTCGGTTCGCGAAGTTCCGCGGCCGAAAAAAAGAGGCTGGTTGTCGGGAGACGCGCCCGTTGTTCGTCCTCGGGTCGCGAAGCAACGAATACAGGTGGAAGATCCATGAGAAAGATCAGGATCATCGGACACATCTCTCTGGACGGCTTGGTCCAGGCGTCTGGCGGATCAGACGAAGACGGAGATGGCGATTTCGAACATGGCGGTTGGATTGTGCCGCATTCCGAACCGGCCGTGGGAGAGGCCATCGCTGCAACTCACGACAAGGCCTTCGATCTACTGCCTGGCCGCCGCACCTATGACATCTGAAGCGGCTATTCGCTGAAGACTGAGGTCTCGCAAACGCGGCGCGAACAAATACCCCAAAACCGAGGAGACCAGATATGACCAAACTCGTGACCTGCCTGTGGTTCGACCACGGCGAAGCAAGCAAGGCAGCCGCATTCTATGCCGCCACCTTTCCGGACAGTCATGTGGATCGGGTGAATGCGTCCGCATCCGACTATCCCGGCGGCAAGGAAGGCAATGAACTGACCGTCGAGTTCACCGTGCTCGGCCGGCCGTTCCTGGGCCTGAACGGCGGCCCGAATTTCAAGGCGAACGAATCCGTCAGCTTCATGGCGCTGACCGAAGATCAGGAAGAGACTGATCGCTACTGGAACGCCATCGTCGAAAACGGCGGCGCGGAGAGTGCCTGCGGCTGGTGCAGGGACCGCTGGGGCTTCTCCTGGCAGATCACGCCGAAGCGGCTGATGGAGCTGACGACCAATCCCGACCGCGCCAAGGCCAAGCGCGCGATGGAGGCGATGATGACGATGAAGAAAATCGACATCGCGGCGCTGGAAGCCGCAGTAGCA is part of the Chelativorans sp. AA-79 genome and encodes:
- a CDS encoding DUF1993 domain-containing protein produces the protein MPLSLYEVSIPVFIRTFGHFSKFLDKGRAFADEKGIPHSALLEARLYPDMAPLTAQVQRASDTARFAPIRVAQVEAVSMPDTETSFEELQARIAKTVDFLKTVPPHAIDAGEETEVTLKTQLFSMTFTGKDYLLGFAMPNFYFHVTTAYGILRHQGVPLGKLDFFGRG
- a CDS encoding xanthine dehydrogenase family protein subunit M, which produces MYQTNYHRASSVAEAVKMLGDADDGKFVSGGQTLIPTMKQRLAAPSDLIDLRHIDEIKGITVDGRDVRIGAATTHAEVAVHGGLAAVCPAICHLAGHIGDPHVRHMGTIGGSIANNDPAADYPAALLALKATVHTSKRELAADEFFTGLFGTALDEDEIVTAVSFTAPEKAGYAKFPNPASRYALTGVFVAKQPEGVRVAVTGAGEDGVFRASAIEDTLAQSFDPAALDGISVPADGLMSDIHASAEYRANLVVVMAKRAVQAANG
- a CDS encoding xanthine dehydrogenase family protein molybdopterin-binding subunit, giving the protein MGIEGIGARVTRKEDKRFVTGLGRYVDDMVVPGMKHAIFVRSPYAHAAIKGIDISAANDMPGVIGVLTGPELKSDGIGNLICGWMIHSKDGSPMKMGAWSPLATDKVRYVGDAVAIVVAETRGQARDAADMVAVEYEELPAVTDAQKALDAGAPQIHPEAPNNLIFDWELGDGAATDRAIAGAAHVTRMRVVNNRLVPNAIEPRAALGHYDRAEDHFTLWTTSQNPHVARLVMSAFYNVAPENKLRVIAPDVGGGFGSKIYIYPEEIACLWASKRTGVPVKWTADRTESFLCDAHGRDHVTEVSMGFDADNRIVGFKVDTIANLGAYMSLFSSCVPTYLYATLLSGQYAIPHIHCNVRTVYTNTAPVDAYRGAGRPEATYLLERVLETAARELGVPPAELRRRNFIRTFPHQTPVIMNYDAGDYEASLDAAMEAADYEGFPARRDEAKRRGKLRGIGMSCYIEACGLAPSQAVGSLGAGVGLWESAEVRVNAAGTIEVLTGSHSHGQGHETTFAQVVADRLGVPIDSVSIVHGDTDKVQMGMGTYGSRSGAVGLSAVVKALDKVEAKAKKIAAHLLEADEGDIVVEDGQVKVAGTDRSLPWFQVALAAYTAHNLPAGMEPGLKETAFYDPTNFTFPAGCYICEVEVDPETGVTEIVQFVAADDFGTIINPLIVEGQVHGGITQGVGQALLEGCIYDASGQLVTASYMDYTMPRASDVPSFKVSTTVTPSPSNPLGIKGCGEAGAIGSPPAVINAITDAIGNNDLTMPATPQKVWDALRKH
- a CDS encoding (2Fe-2S)-binding protein gives rise to the protein MAEIAMIINGREVSGSVEDRTLLVQFLRENQGLTGTHVGCDTSQCGACVVHMDGKAVKSCTMLAAQASGTEIVTIEGLAGDNQLHPVQAAFKEHHGLQCGFCTPGMIMAAVDMIHRHPQGLDEKTVRRELEGNICRCTGYHNIVKAILSASEAMSGKTKAA
- a CDS encoding helix-turn-helix domain-containing protein, translating into MHQVIFIVYPGFELLDTAGPAAVFNGANRALGQQRQPAYYKADLVSAEGGAIESSSGVVAQTKAISDVEPGEAQTVLVAGAEREQLLPAVADPVLRAALPRLAGKAQRFGSVCSGGFLLAALGLLDGHRVATHWDSCKPLAETFPAVTVDPDALYVVDGRLWTSAGVTTGIDMALAMIANDLDATIAGEVAKRLILYARRPGYQSQFSPVLKAQVKGDSPFADLIGWIQSNLDAPLDVPSLADRAGLTERTFHRKFVAATGETPARFVETARLDAARMLLSRGLSLKTVAAQVGLFPAARLSEAFARRFGVPPGLFREMHAGL
- a CDS encoding DJ-1/PfpI family protein, coding for MSKSIFIWGGIAAVFLGLTGFAGWAFSLPTATVAAKPPPVPREEAEAMLALLRPEGGERPLIAVVGINDATETTDYLVPTGILRRAGVADVVMLATGPGPVQLYPALKVEPDATIAEFDAAHPQGADYVIVPAMSRDDDPAVLAWLQSQSRKGARIIGVCAGAKVVGAAGLLDGRRATTHWYYVGEMLDRNPTIDYVANRRMVADEGVATTTGITASIPMMLTLIEAIAGRTRAEEVARDLGLETWDSRHASGAFQLTRSFATTVLLNRLAFWTHEELGIRLEAAMDEVSLALVADAWSRTYRSSAMTFASSRPAVMTANGVRVLPDQNTTDWAEERRVATFPDYRPADALDHALEAIARRYGERTTNVVAMQLEYPRSGEVR
- a CDS encoding VOC family protein, whose translation is MTKLVTCLWFDHGEASKAAAFYAATFPDSHVDRVNASASDYPGGKEGNELTVEFTVLGRPFLGLNGGPNFKANESVSFMALTEDQEETDRYWNAIVENGGAESACGWCRDRWGFSWQITPKRLMELTTNPDRAKAKRAMEAMMTMKKIDIAALEAAVAR